Within Mytilus edulis chromosome 10, xbMytEdul2.2, whole genome shotgun sequence, the genomic segment caggaatatgacagttgtttagtttgatgtgttttgtcatttgattttgccatgtgattggggactttccgattgaattttcctcggatttcagtatttttgtgatttttacttttttcaatgatTTTAAGGAACGATGTGATGAAAAATTACTGATACAAAATGCATGCTCACTTAATACTTTGAAAAAGATCTTTTCCACAGTATAGTCTATCTAGTGGTCCCTGTATTGTATGTATACGTACATGTCTACCGCAGTATAGATTGCCTTGGCAGTTATTTACAccactttttaagaacgttagtTCGTTCCAGCTCCACTGGTGAGCAAAGTACATTAGGTACACACATCGATGTTACAGTTTGATGTTTGATGCATGAATGAATATGATTTGCTATCCATTTTTAACACTTCTGTTTCTATATCCTGTCAAtacacatattttaaaattaaaccaagGATTTTTTTAAGACAGCGTATGATTTCTTCACACTTCATTCGTTGCAGATTTAGtgattgatttatattttaggtTATATAAGTCAAGCAAAAACAAGATTTATACCAACGAAAATACTTGTTGCTGCAGAATATCTTATTAAGCGTATCTGTTGAAGGACGTGGACctcatttttgcaattttaaagaTTGATTTAATAGGAAACAACTACTGAAGTcttaattcaaaattttttaattgaaaagtaGTTTATCTTTTCTGTATCCAGGTTTTATGGTAATGATTTGATGAATTGATTGCAAGTTGGTTCAgtttacaagaaagaaaaaagtgATATTCATTATCACGTTCAGTATAACATTACAGCATTTTTGAGATTTAATTCCACTAATTATATTAATCCCCTTATTTCaaataagattttattttgaaaaaaataaattaatatgaatATAATTCACATTAGAAAAATTTACATTTGACCTTTTTACGAAAGACGTCATGTATTATAAATGAAATACTACTATAACATTCCGCTCTCTTGTTTTATCATAGCTTTCAAATTCTACGTTATCcgcaaatgaaaataacactattaCTGTTGTACATCCTAcgagcttttctggatttaccttcatcatgcACTGTCAAAGCCTAATATTTGGGGAAAAAAGGATTATAAGAACCAACACATGTGACAAACTATAGGACTtgtcaactttgcctgagagagttgaaccttagtttcttaataatgcATAAATTTATAAACGTTCAATTTGAAAGAGGTATGTTataaattagaaagaaaaaaataagatgaaGATACCCTTGGGGTCCGATAGTCCACCAGTAGTGTTAACGAACTctggtataaaaataaatataacgcTCGTACATTTGATTCGTCTGAATCGATTTTCTGGATTGACTTTCATTCAGAAGGCTCAAAGCCGATATACACACATACCGTCATTTTATTGTATTAAGTCTGGGGTATTCCATAACAGAATACAATTTGTATCCCTATAAATTCCGATAGACGCACTACACTTTGgcatgctggagtttcttattgacaacatatttgttgaatttggattttttttcaaaaattgtcggcattcctatgggaacaaacttcCTGACCTCTTCTGATTTTCCTATGAGTCAGACTTCTTTCAGACatttataaaaacaagaagatcaatgAATGCAGATAATTAAATTTCACATACAGATATATTGATGTTGTTCTTTTCATTGACAATTCTAACTTTCTGATTGGGTTTCATTAATATATCATCCAGAActagaaataaaagaaacaacagacacgatTTCCTCTGTCTCATTTGTAGACTAATACCTCGAATTTgacgattttaattttagaattatagatttataaattctaaaaaagaaaacatcggaaggtaccaagaccttgttgataaaaaaTCCATACCAACTTCGCAAATAATTCCTGATGGTCTTAAACTATAGATTCAAGGTTCTGACGTTTCTTATCTTAATCACGTGTTATAGTGGGTGATTAATTtatctttgtatatttttaacctTTGGTGATAATTACATTTTTGGTAATATGTTTTTGGCGGGGTTTGTTACATATGTTATTTCTACATATGattattgtgttattgtgataTCGTCATTTTTGTATTcgtgtctttaatttttgcttatgtgctttggcTTTATGCCATTTATTGTTGTTGAAATATGTGGTTTCTGTTAtcgtgattaagattataacacaatgttgactattgTACAATAATTTTTGACCATTTTTCCTATCACGTCTGTTTGTTTAGCTCATACAGTGCTGTCAATATGATGGAgttctatgcgactgtcataccagTGAGATTTAGGTAGCTATAAAATCAGATTAAATCCATATTTTTTCTACGTACGGAaatttctgtaccaagtcagaaatatgaaaattatGTTCCATTCGTtgcatgtgtttgagcttttgattttgccttttgataaaggactttcctttgagttcgatatttttgctTCTTAACCTTTTACTGCTGTAGAGAAGAATTACCAATTCAGAGAAAAAGTATAAAGACACTGTTTGGTCATTTAGTATGTAGATGTCAGTCGAAGCATTAAGGTACCTGATTGGTGGTTGTCAAAAGTAATGCTTTAATTTATGTTTATTATGTTTAATATTTGATGTCTGATACAGACCTCTGATTGTTTATGCTTTATTTATTCACAACCATTATAGAATCGAGAAGATTAAGAGAATGATTGTTAAAGACTACATGTTTccctttatatgttttttttttatttctttcatcaTGTTGGTGATGCATTGACGTAGAGCCTAAATGTCCATTTCATTCACAATATGTGACTGTCGGTCAACGATTtatatcattttctaatattcatttttttaataaatcgaAGATAAGTTAATCAATAGCAGTTTATTCAATTTCACATACTAGCACTGGACCTGCAGATGCATTAAACGTTAAAAGAAACCGGTTAGTATTTCGTTTGAAGCGCATCATCCAGGGAAACATTGTAATAGTGTTGTCGATTTCTGATACAGGAATAATACGGATGAGTTGTCCAGTAGGGGTCAGCTGATGGATGTTTTTTGAGGAGTATCCTACAACGTATATGTTTCCATCTTCATCAATTTCCTGATTGTACGGATCTGATAAATTACTATGGTTATACTGAAAACCTTTACTGACAGCTGATTCAAATTTGATAGAGTGGCCTACATTTCTATAAATGTACTCACTTTTCTTGTAACAAGTGACGAACCGTGTGTCTGCACTTGTTGATAATTCTTTTGTTTGAACACCAGTTGTAGCATTTAACCATGAAATAGACTGATAACAAGAAGTTATGAACTCATCTTCTATCAAACATAATCCAAACATAGGAACACGTATATCTAATGTCTTTACCAAATTAAACGGCTTAACGTTAATAATAAATATCTTCTGTGCATCAGATGACACGGCTACAGTTTGATCATTTACCTTAGTGATATCAGCCGGGTAGTATGGAACGTTCAATACTTCCGTTTGTTTCCCGGTGTTGTCGTGACACACGACCCGCTTCTTATCATAGTCGGTTATTATGATATAGTCGCGTAATAATATACCACTGATAAAATTGCCTTTAATGTCGATTGTAAAAATCACTTTGATCTTTCCAGTATGATAGTTTACTGTCTGTAATCCAGGTAGAGACGGTCTTTGTTCAGTAGAATGAAGGCGACCGAAACTAACAGTATTTGAAATAATATCTGTAACTTCCAACTTAACCGATATCTTCTTTATTCCCTGTACAACTTTAGACAAATCATTTTCCAACTGTGGTATTTTCCTATAAATCTCCTCCATTTTGACCAAGCATTGTATTTCTGATCCTTCGGATAAACAAGCCTCAAACATATTCTTCCAGTGATCGAAGATACTCTTCAAGGCTGACAGTTCAACAGACTCTTCACAAAGTCTGAGAACATTGTCTTTTTTGGTACTGTTTAATTCTTCTCTTATTTTGTTTTCTAGTTTATCCAATTTTTCATTTAACTTTTTACGCTCGTTTTCAATTTCGACTAAGATAACATCTATTTCGTTTtcgaaatttgttttatttagattTCGGTTTTGAATGATTTCTTCTAGTTTGTGGCTTGTTTCTTTTAACTTCTTCGTCAGTTCCTTAGCTTTTGTAGATTCTTTTACTCCTGATACAGCTTTATCTATGGTAATAACTTGTTCACATTTTCTATGGTGTACAGTAGCACAAACGGTACAGCATGGCTGGGAGTGAATCTTGCAGTATATTTCTATTAACTTGTCTGGGTGTTCATCGCAAGCGACAAACGCGCAAATATTTGAAATAGGCGTATCTTCATTTATATCTTTGATCGGTACTATCTTGTGATTTCGCGCCATTTTGTATGTTCTGTGATTGGCTTCACACGTATCACAATACGCTTCCTCACAAACAGAGCACCATGACATTGCTTTTTGAGAAATACTTTTACTGCTACAAGCATCGCAAAGTTTCTCGGCTTTCTTCATTGCTTTCCTATCAATCATCGAAACGACAAAATGGTTTCCAGGTAAAGACCTAGCCCATGTATCAGAATTCCCCATACTTTCTTCAATAGGTACAAGGCGACGACATACCGGGCATTTGAATCCCTCAGTTTTATCTTCTTTGACAGTTGAAACAATATAAGTATTTATACAGGACTCACAGAAAGTATGTAGACATGGTAAATACTTTGGCTGTTTAAATGTCTCAAGACAAATAGTACATGTCAACAAATCGGCAAAGTCTTCTTTAATATGCTCAACTTGTTCAGTTACGTTTAACAAAGTCGCCATTTTGTCCTACAGTATACAACTTCCTTGTTCAAGGTCCGATAGatatctaaatatatatctaCGGTTGATAGTGGATGGGTGTGGATAGTAGGACATTATCAAATTGATAACACATTCATAAATCTTCATCTGAACGGTAACGATCCGTTTATCTTCATGAAATAATAACAACGGTCAATTTTCTGCCGACTGACTCTTAAAGGACACTTATTTGACAATTGAGAATAAAACACAATCCTAAAATGAAACTCTGTtatgtgtttgcgcttttgatttcgccatttgataacggactttatgatttgaattttcctttgcgttttgtatttttgttttggtaCTATTGTACGACGGTGACCGTGTACATCATTTCGTTTGGTTCTATTTTTATTAGCTTCTTCTTCTGGTCATTCCACTTTTGTGTATAAAACAGTTATACTTGTAACCGTTGAAATACGAACAAAAACTTATAAGatatattatcgctattttgtgcatttttcctttgactttttttgtgataatttcatgctactcgcttgagatggaaaattatcgctagaaactaaggaggcacgtggcgttgctaaggAAATTGACATCGTCGTCATAGGTGAaaaagcgataaacagattatcattgttcatctcaactcgattgctgttctcgctttcgccgtcccggctcaagcaagaaaatcaatttcgttgagatgatcaacgataatctataactCCAACGTATCACAGCAGTAATATAAACTCAAAAAATCAATTGCAGTGTTCTGGCACTCGGGGGCAATCTTGTTATCAGTTTGAGTTTGTACTACACTGTGATAATATTAACTATTTAAATTACGGCGTTTTGTTACTACAAAAATCGCCATACGATCTAATTGTACTGGCCTGACCAGTGAGTGTAACCAAGACGACTGGGTTTAAGTAAAGATAAAACAATCAGGAGCTGACTTTTATTTCACTACCaatccaaatggtgaaaaactgaaaatacaaatataaatacaattttacaatgtgttcaatgataATTAAAGTCCATTAAAAATACGGATAAAAAGTTCGTAGATATGTAAAGCTGTTAAAATTCTTTGTAATTATAAATAGATGAATATTCTTGCGCACGTCGGGTTCTGTCTTGAATTAAATTGTGTTATCGCAGATACGTACAGTTTGAACGGTTAAATGTTCATAGTTTCTTTAtaacatatgaaaatatattaaaacagttcGTTGCTGATGTAAATACATAATTTGTAATGTTTTGAAAGTAACTCacgctgtggttagccacgaattgttctTTTGGACAACGTGTCCCCTGAATGTTCTTTGCAGTTGTGCACACGACTCGCTGAGCAGTTTACGTCATTAGAAGAGAGGGGAAAGTAACGCGGATTCCTACACTGTCctttataaaactcctaaaactgGCGCACATAAAGCATTCAAtctcacgtctcagtcattacagctgaacggacgtgctgggccagctctcctttacccgctatcttcgatgagggtttacagttagatatcACTGACTTACTACtttagatgacagaaaccaatccatgccgtacagatagacgtagtagttggcgtacctgcgttaacatgcactccaaaaccattgtattatggggagtgttatgccgattaacgtccgaaggctgtatcctaggctgttgggtgatacgaccttcatttcactgcctcacggctttggtcctgataacgcttcctgtcatctttagaactacgtccgagatcatctaacagtactccatcatcgaggctagcgggctgccaagctgaccaaactggccctgaaagcagccgttgtgaagaagtaaaatccaaaatagtaaacaaaccaaaatcaactcaccaaaaccaagatggcggcctccattcGGCGTCCTTACTAAAtgttcctgacccacggcagAAATTATTCAAACGCTCACcaatcgccttcgggcaccgagccgaccgtgcgagggctgtatagccagtcaaggtcgttaaacaccaccacataCATAAAGCGAAGTACGCAATGAAACGTgaacaatataaaatgatgatcacATGAAGAATAAATGATGAATGAGTTCCAGAAtaccaaggacgtataactaacataataTACGTCCTTGAGAATACTAATTGTTTTTATCATCTATAAAGGTATCCTCTCACACACATGTCATTTTTACAGAGAGTCAGGTCAAGCAGTTGTAGAAAGGCTCTataaatttaatgttattttactgttttttctaTCATAAAATGTTTTCAGATTTTTGGGAATGTGCGCCCATTTCCTTTTATACATTTCATCCGGTCTTGATTTAGatagttttaataaaattgaaaaaccaAAAGTGTACTGTTGAACTCTATTCTTCCTCTATCCTATGGTTGCCATGGCCGTATTTTTTAACAGCTCTTCACCTTGGGCATTTAGTTGgatttctgtttgtttgtttttttcattttggttcaAGTGAGGCGCGCAAAATTATAAGCcaatataagtatattttatgttttttagtaaGAATAACAGATAAAAGAAAAATGGGAAATCTCCCTTTTAAACCCTCTTCTATTGGCGGAATAAGCATGTTCATACATGAAAAGATGTTCAAATGGAAGTATTGGCAAATAGGAACCATGCAATCAATATGTGTAATAGCAAGTATAATTCATAGGACTTGAAAAGGTAAAAGACACAGAGACGCGTTCAAACATCATCAATGAAAAAGAAAAGACAAGTCATAGTAAAACGAAAACTATGCACGGTcagtgcccccccccctttttttcacctCTGCAATTAGCATGAGTATAGTTCAACATATTCTAGATTTGACAAACAGTGACGTTGGCATACAACTTGAAATTGTTACGCTGTCTGTAAGACACAAATCGTCGtgtgaatattataatgttataagTCCATTTTACAGTGGAAATGAGTTATGGGTGTCAATAGTTTCGTGCTGCAATGTTTTATCTCCCTATATATTTAACCAGGCTTAATTATCTTCAAATTTGCCTAAAACAGTAGTATTAAAATGATATATCTCCAAATACAATGTTGTATTCAGAATTATAGTGATCTAAGTACAAACCAATGAAATTGACGGATTCtgggtcacatgacaaaattttACCAATGGAGATAGTATGAAATGAGGGCATTATAATTTAATAGGACTTTATGGCACTTTCATACATAAATATAGTCTTTACATGTTGTTAATATTATtgacaaaatatagaaattttcaaaTGGTCCAAGTGACAGCTTTTTAATGAATAATagcaaaaaatatacattttgtttagcTGAAACATATACAGATCCCTTTCATATCATGTCATGAACTTAATGTCCAACTGTTATGATGATGTGCTAATTatgatttgtttataaatcaGCATCCTATAAGGAGTAAAGGTGCCATTTTtgtaattctttagttttatattcaTAAAGTCATTGCCTAATTATTATGTGTCATTTTATTACTGTCCTTTTAGAAAAAGAATGTCCAATGACACTACATGCCCGCCAATGATCTGTATTTAAAATGACTAACAGTTTGTTCAGACACAGACCCATTACAGACTTAACCTTAAGatcatatcaaattaatttttacatTCTTATCCCCATCCGTTCCAACCAATTaggttttttatgtttttttacaaaGTTCTTTGGAATCTGTAATAAAAAtacgtaaaaataaaatataagagtCCAACTCAACCCAATATTTTCAATTTAGGTGGATGAGAATCTATCAATTAACTTGATCTGGCCTTACCCTAACTTTGGGTCTTTAGCATTGACTTTTTATTACAAAAGACAAAGTCAATAAGTCTTGACTTATTACGACCCAAGCATCAACTTTGCATCAAACAGTCCACATCATAAGCTATCTATGTACAAAGCTGCTTGATGATATCATAACTCTTatatcaaaaacttaaacctgaaacttaacctgtttttttaacattgaaattCTATTAAGAAAGACAAAGTCAACGTGTACCTTAACCTTGCAAGGACAGACGCATAGACAGAAGAACTATACGTCCAGTTTGCCTTGCAGGCATAGCTATATAGTTCAAAGAAAAGATAAGACACTATTTTAACCAACAAGATTGTGTATGGCCTTTGTTTCTACTGccgattttattcaattttaatggcATATACATTGCCCagtaataatattataatgttttatgtccAATACCATTTTAATTCTTTCAACTTTACTTATCACTAGATTAAAATGTACTATCTCcaaatttgaaatatgaaattgccgaaataatataTACTTGATCAGATTTCTGAAAAGGACAATTTAATCAGATGTGTTGGAACTAGTATTACGCATACTTTTTGCATAGCTCTTGTTTTATATGACTGGATATCAGACTGTCCAACTTTAAATGCCATTTTCTCAGTTTTAGAAAAAGGggacataaaacattataatattcacaCGACGCAATGCTGCCCCCAACATACCATTGGAAATTAGAAATTTAACACTATGTACGATGATGTAACTGTAGAAGAAGATATCCAGACAAACCATGATCTCATAATTCAGCTAGTAACAAACAAATTAAAGTCCAACTACGTCTACCTGTCATTTTTATCCTGTTGCCATGTACACTTCCATtatatgtttgaaaatcatacaaAGATATTGAAGCTGTACCTCCTAAACTGTAGAAGGAGAAAGGCAGACAAACCAAGATCTCTTTATGCAGCTTGTACCAAAAAATAGCCCAACTACAGTCATATAAGAATATTTGGGAAAAAAATCCTGAAGTCATTGCTCACCTTCATTGTGTTTGAACTTCCTACAAAATATTCAAGTTATACCACCAAATTGTAGGAGATAGCCGGACAATTATTAATTTATTCTCATCCCGATTGATGGATAAACGGACGAACAGATAAACAGACGAACAGGGGTAAATTAATATGACCCTCAACATTTCGTCAAGGGGAATAAAAACACACTTCTAGGAGCCTTTATCCAA encodes:
- the LOC139493023 gene encoding E3 ubiquitin-protein ligase TRIM45-like; translated protein: MATLLNVTEQVEHIKEDFADLLTCTICLETFKQPKYLPCLHTFCESCINTYIVSTVKEDKTEGFKCPVCRRLVPIEESMGNSDTWARSLPGNHFVVSMIDRKAMKKAEKLCDACSSKSISQKAMSWCSVCEEAYCDTCEANHRTYKMARNHKIVPIKDINEDTPISNICAFVACDEHPDKLIEIYCKIHSQPCCTVCATVHHRKCEQVITIDKAVSGVKESTKAKELTKKLKETSHKLEEIIQNRNLNKTNFENEIDVILVEIENERKKLNEKLDKLENKIREELNSTKKDNVLRLCEESVELSALKSIFDHWKNMFEACLSEGSEIQCLVKMEEIYRKIPQLENDLSKVVQGIKKISVKLEVTDIISNTVSFGRLHSTEQRPSLPGLQTVNYHTGKIKVIFTIDIKGNFISGILLRDYIIITDYDKKRVVCHDNTGKQTEVLNVPYYPADITKVNDQTVAVSSDAQKIFIINVKPFNLVKTLDIRVPMFGLCLIEDEFITSCYQSISWLNATTGVQTKELSTSADTRFVTCYKKSEYIYRNVGHSIKFESAVSKGFQYNHSNLSDPYNQEIDEDGNIYVVGYSSKNIHQLTPTGQLIRIIPVSEIDNTITMFPWMMRFKRNTNRFLLTFNASAGPVLVCEIE